Part of the Marinitoga sp. 1197 genome, ACTATACATTATCGCTTTTATGTATTTTTCATCTAATCCCATGAATATTCTGTTGTCCATTTTGCTCAATAGGTTTTCTATTTCTTTGGCAAAGCTTTTTATTTCTCCATCTGATAGTATTTTTCTTACTGCTATTTCTATTGGCTCTGGGTCTATGTATTCTGTTAGTTTTTCTTCTATGTATTCTGTGAAGTATTCTGAGAATATTTTTTTCATTGAGTAATTTGGTATTTTTAGATATGTTATTATTCCTTTTTTTTCAAATGTCATGAACCCAAGATAGAATAATAATGATTTTATATCTTTTATTTCTATCCTTTTCCCTGGATTGAACATTGTTGTGAGTTCTGTTAATTCTGTTTTTCCTGTTAATAGTATTTCATTTAATAGTTGCCCTATTATTTTTTTTGATGTTGTTTTTTCTCTTTCTTCTTGGGTTTCTTCTTTGTCTATTTTTACTCCAAGCAATTCTCCTAAGCTAAATAGATTCTGTACTTTTTTGTAATCACTCATTATGTTGTCATCTATTATTTTTTCTGGTGGTTTTTTTGTTCTTCCATATTGTATTATAAAATAAAATACCATGTCTGGGTTATATACTTTTGCTTTTACTTCTTTATTAAATCTATATCCATTATAATTTTCCTGCATTTCTTTTAATAATTTTTCTGAATATATGTCATAATATTCCAATAATTCTTTTACTTCTTCTTCTTTGAATCCAAGCATTTCATTGAATTCTGGTGCTAATGTTATATTCATTGTTACGTTAAATCCACTGGTTAATGAGTCCAGCATTATTGGACTTACACCTGTCATGAATAGTCTTTCTATTATTGTTTCTGTTCCTTTTTTTATTTCTTCGTAGAATTTTCTTACAAATCCATGTTTTATTACGCTATCTTTGAATAAATCAAGGTTAAAACTCAATAGTTCATTTGCAAAGTGATCATATTCGTCTATTAATAAGTATATTGGTTTATTTAATTTTTCTTTAGCGTCTGTTAAAAATGCCCTTATTATATCTGCAGGTTCTGTGTATTCTTTTTCTATTTTTAGTTTTATTTCATATCTGGTGTTGAAGTCATCCAGTGAAGATATTACATTATTTTTAAAACTACTTATTAATTTTTCTTTATTTTCTGTTTGTATTCCAGAAAAATTCATTTTTAAAATATAATAACTGTTTTTTAATGGTGTTGGATTTTTTCCTATGTATAAGTCTTTAAATAATTCTTCAAATTTCTCTGCATAATTGATATCATAATACTTTGAAAGTGTATCTAAAAACAATGTTTTTCCAAATTTTCTTGGCCTTAAAAACACTATATTTTTTTCATTTAATGATTCTAATTTTTCTATATATTGTGTTCTATCTATGTAATAATAATTCTGCATTATTACTCTTTCAAAGTTTTGTTCTCCATATGGTATTTTTTTTCTCATGGCTCACCTCCACATGACATACCTCCGGTAGGGCTTAGGATAAAATCATTTTATTTTAAAAAATAAATTCTTAAAATATTTGCAAAGCAAATATTTTCGCCTACGGCGGGTTATAGGATAAAGAATTAGGTATATTATTTTAGATTATCAATAATTGGAAGTATCTCTTTAATATTATGAACGATATAATCCGCATTTTTAACTTCTTCATCGCCAAAACCATAGGCACATCCTATAGAAATAAAACCATTCTCTTTTGCTGCTTCAATATCCTTGTGTCTATCACCAACCATTATAAAATTCTTATTACCATTTGAAATTAAGTTCAAAACATAATCTTTTTCTGCCCAATCATACATTTCAGCACAATGAGGAGAATCGATATATTTATTCAACCCTTTTTCAAGTAGGGCTGTCATATATTTTATATTACAATTAGAAAGGATGAATAATTTATGATTATCTTTTTTTAATGTTTCCAGAACCCCGAAAACACCATCGAAAAAAATAGTCTCTATATTTTCCTTTTTAATTATATCAATTTCATATAAATCGAGTAATTTAATGGCTTTATTTATAATATTTTTATCTTTAGTTTTTAAAAGTCCTTCAAAAATATCATCAATTGTATAACCAATATATTTTAATATTTCTTTTTTATTTATCTTATAGTTATAACCTAAATCTTTTAATACGTTTCTAATGGCAGGTAAGGCAATATTTTCAGTTTTTACGAGTGTTCCATCAAGATCAAAAACTATATTCATATTCTCCTCCTTATTTTTTGCTTCTGATAGTAATTTCAATTATTTGATTTCCCTGAATATAAATTGAAAGTCTATCTGAGTTTAGTGTTTTTTTAATTATATTTCCCGAAATTTTAATTATATTTAAAGATTGACCTGTTATATTTATTTTAGTTTTTTTATCTGAATTTATAGTTATCCTAAAAGTTCTTTCAGTGTATTTTTTGTTTCTAATGTCATTTAATATTTCAAGAGAAGCAGTTGAATTCCATGATTGTCCCAAATTTATATCAACATATTCATTTTCTTTAGTTTTTGGAAATTTTGAAGATTTATATATGTATTCATTATTATTTTTTTTGGTATATAAATAAACATTTCCCTGAATTAAAGGAATACCTAGGCCATTTTCCTTTGAGTTTTTAAATTCTCTGACGATATCAATATATCTGGATTCAAAAGAAGAAGAATAAAAATTCAGGTTTAAGTAATTAATATCTTCATAATTTTTTATAGTTCCTAATCTTTTGACTTTCGAAAAAACGCCGTCAAAAGAATTTATTTTTCCCAGATTAATAATTGCACTTTCACTTATTATTTCCGGAATATAACTTGAGGATTCAAGAGACAGAGATTTATACACTCTATTTTGTTGTTGCTGGGTGTTAAATTTATCATCGATTAAAAAAACATTATAATCATTTTCTAAAGTTTTTAAAGATCCATTTATATTATATGTAACAAATAAATCACCATTGGATTTAAGACTATAAGATAAATTCCAACTTAATGGCCTGGAAATTAAAACGGAACCTTTAATATTTTTAGCATATAATTCTTTATTATTTAATAGTAAGCTCAAGTTATCTTTATCCGTTTTGCACCACAGGTTAATATATTCATTGAAAAAATATATAAAACTAGGATTTAAAGCATCTTTTAAAATTAATGGTTTGGTATTAAGAATGGAAACTCTACTTCCAATAGAATTTTTTAGATCTTCATTTGTTCCTATAATTTTAAATTTAATATTTTCAATATTTAAAGGTACTATTTTATAAAATTCTGCATTTTCAACAAATATTACATTTTCTTTATCCTCTAAAGGTATGGTTAATTCATCAGTCCATGGATATTCAAGATGCATTATACCAATATTTCTGAAAATATAGAAATTTTGAGAGAAACTCATAATAAATAATATCATAAAAACAACAATAAAAAATTTTTTCATACCATCCCTCCAGTTTTTATGTTATTTCTTAGAAGGTTTATTTTTTTCTCCTAAATCTTTTTCAAACAAATATCTTTCAAGAGCTTTTCTTGCAATTGGTGCAGCAACCTCAGAACCATAACCGCCATTTTCAACAAAAGCAACAATGGATACTTCAGGATTATTTGCCGGCATAAATCCTGCAAACCATGAATGGGGAGATTTTCCACCAGTAACCTCTGCAGTTCCAGTTTTTCCTGCCACCAATCCTTTAAAATCCTTAAAAACATGGTATGCAGTTCCACCGTTCGAGCTATTGCCAGGAAATGTAGTAACTTCAATAAGTCCTTTTAAAATATTAAAATAATAAACAGGATTAATATTGTACGTAAAATTTAGTTTTTTTTCATAAACAACAGGTTTTTCATATATATTTTTTACATATTTATTTAGAACATGAAATTTATAATATTTTCCTTTAGTTGAAAGAATATTGTATAAACGCAAAATTCCAATAGGTGTGAATTGCATATATCCCTGTCCAATTGAAGTTAAAACTGTCTCACCTATAAACCAATCCTTTCCAAATGTCTCTTTTTTCCATATTCTATCTGGAAAAACAGAATTAATTTCTCCAGTTAAATCTATTCCAGTTTTATCATTTAATCTGAATAGTTTAGCATAAGAACTCATTGTATCTATTCCGAGATTTAGTCCAAGGTTATAATAATATAAATTACACGAAACTCTTAATGATTTTACAAGATCAGTAACACCATGACCAAAAATATTCCAATCGTAATACTCAGCAATAACATTACCTTGAGAATTTTTCAATTCAAATTTACCATCACAAACAATAGTTGCCTCTGGAGAAATACCTTCCTCAAGTCCAATTAAAGCAAAAAATGGTTTTATTACAGATCCAGGCGCATATACAGAAGAAATAGCTCTATTAATCAATGGTTGTTTTGTATCATAAATGATTTTTTTCCAATCCTGAATTGATAAACCACTTGAAAACAAATTTGGTTCAACAGATGGATAACTAACAAGAGCTAAAATACTTCCATCATTTGGATTTGACATTATAACGGCTCCAGGTTTTTTATACTTTTCCATTTCATCGTATATATATTTTTGTAAATTATAGTCAATAGTAAGATATAAATCCTTTCCTTTTATTGGATCAACCGTTTCTAAAATTTTATCTATTCTTCCACCTGGGGTAATTTTTACAATTTGATATCCAGGTTTTCCTTCAAGTATATTATTATAAAGTTTTTCAACACCATATAAAGGGACACCTTCCGAATTAACATATCCGATTATAGGATATATTGTATTATCTTTATACTTTCTTATATATTTTTCAGAAACTCTTATTCCTTTAATATTAGAAATTTGTTTTATATTAGCTGGAGTTAGTTTTATATTTAATTTTTTTTGAAATATTAATTTATCAATATATGTTTCTGGCGAATCTGTAATAGTTGAAAAAACGTTTTTTAATAATTGTAGGTCTTTTTCAGAAAAAGATTCATTAAAATTTTCAATAACATATATTTTTTCATTCCAGGCCAATAAAATACCATTTTTATCATATATATTACCTCTAATAGGATTCAAAGTTATAATTTTTGTACTTAGTTCTTCAACCTCTTTTTTATATTTTGAATTATGAAAAATTTGTATATACATAGCTCTTGAAATCAAAATAAAAAAAGATAAAAATATTATAGTAATAAATAATTTAAAGCGTGATTCGTTCATTTTCTCCCATCCTTCCAACAATAACAAAATGGGTAATAGAAAGAAGAATATATGATATTAACAAAACATAATAATTCTTATTAATAAAAACTAAAAAAAATAGTGGAATAAAAGTGCTGAAAAGACTTCTTAGATAGCTCTTTTCTAAAAACTCAAATATATGAAAAGAAAAAATTGTTAGAATAAAAAATACAATTGTCATTAATCCAATATCATATTTCGATGAAAAATATAAAATAGAATATAATAGAGCAAAAAAATACATTTTTTCTTTAAGTAAATATTGAACTACAAGAAAAACAACAGGAAAAACAAAAAATAAGATATCCCCCATCCATCTATCCCATGATGATGCAATTAAAGTCATAATGATAATATAAATATAATTCATTATTTCACCCCAAATTCGCTGAAAAATACGACAATAGAATTAATTTTATCGGGCTTTAAATAGTAAATAGTGTCGGATTTTTTATATACAACGCCTTTTAAAATCAAATTTTTATTAAACCAATTTGAATCGGAAATTAAAATAGAAACATTCTCTTTATTTTTAAATAATTCCAACCCTTCGGGAATATTAATTATAATATTTCCATTTCCGCTTTCTTTTATTAATAATTCTGTATTTTTATAAACTCCAAAAATTTCATGATTTCCCCAACCAA contains:
- a CDS encoding AAA family ATPase, whose translation is MRKKIPYGEQNFERVIMQNYYYIDRTQYIEKLESLNEKNIVFLRPRKFGKTLFLDTLSKYYDINYAEKFEELFKDLYIGKNPTPLKNSYYILKMNFSGIQTENKEKLISSFKNNVISSLDDFNTRYEIKLKIEKEYTEPADIIRAFLTDAKEKLNKPIYLLIDEYDHFANELLSFNLDLFKDSVIKHGFVRKFYEEIKKGTETIIERLFMTGVSPIMLDSLTSGFNVTMNITLAPEFNEMLGFKEEEVKELLEYYDIYSEKLLKEMQENYNGYRFNKEVKAKVYNPDMVFYFIIQYGRTKKPPEKIIDDNIMSDYKKVQNLFSLGELLGVKIDKEETQEEREKTTSKKIIGQLLNEILLTGKTELTELTTMFNPGKRIEIKDIKSLLFYLGFMTFEKKGIITYLKIPNYSMKKIFSEYFTEYIEEKLTEYIDPEPIEIAVRKILSDGEIKSFAKEIENLLSKMDNRIFMGLDEKYIKAIMYS
- a CDS encoding HAD family hydrolase — its product is MNIVFDLDGTLVKTENIALPAIRNVLKDLGYNYKINKKEILKYIGYTIDDIFEGLLKTKDKNIINKAIKLLDLYEIDIIKKENIETIFFDGVFGVLETLKKDNHKLFILSNCNIKYMTALLEKGLNKYIDSPHCAEMYDWAEKDYVLNLISNGNKNFIMVGDRHKDIEAAKENGFISIGCAYGFGDEEVKNADYIVHNIKEILPIIDNLK
- a CDS encoding penicillin-binding transpeptidase domain-containing protein, coding for MNESRFKLFITIIFLSFFILISRAMYIQIFHNSKYKKEVEELSTKIITLNPIRGNIYDKNGILLAWNEKIYVIENFNESFSEKDLQLLKNVFSTITDSPETYIDKLIFQKKLNIKLTPANIKQISNIKGIRVSEKYIRKYKDNTIYPIIGYVNSEGVPLYGVEKLYNNILEGKPGYQIVKITPGGRIDKILETVDPIKGKDLYLTIDYNLQKYIYDEMEKYKKPGAVIMSNPNDGSILALVSYPSVEPNLFSSGLSIQDWKKIIYDTKQPLINRAISSVYAPGSVIKPFFALIGLEEGISPEATIVCDGKFELKNSQGNVIAEYYDWNIFGHGVTDLVKSLRVSCNLYYYNLGLNLGIDTMSSYAKLFRLNDKTGIDLTGEINSVFPDRIWKKETFGKDWFIGETVLTSIGQGYMQFTPIGILRLYNILSTKGKYYKFHVLNKYVKNIYEKPVVYEKKLNFTYNINPVYYFNILKGLIEVTTFPGNSSNGGTAYHVFKDFKGLVAGKTGTAEVTGGKSPHSWFAGFMPANNPEVSIVAFVENGGYGSEVAAPIARKALERYLFEKDLGEKNKPSKK